From the genome of Triticum aestivum cultivar Chinese Spring chromosome 3B, IWGSC CS RefSeq v2.1, whole genome shotgun sequence, one region includes:
- the LOC123065460 gene encoding putative pectinesterase 11, with the protein MLNHRGMLNRVNSAARVAILLALLCFCSATSSYSFPDDTACARASGMAMPGPGNLLTVDQSGKGDYRKIHEAIAAAPANSSARTVILIKPGIYREKIVVPVDKPNITLFGTSANTTVITWNERWVSSDTSPTVSVLASDFVASRLTFRNTLGTSAPAIAARVMGDRAAFYGCSFSSFQDTLLDDNGRHYYCGCYIEGGTDFICGNGRALFEKCHLHSTSPNGGAFTAQKRASELNHTGYSFVRCKLTGVGVSTSILGRPWEPYSRVVFALTYMSAAVSPRGWDDWNHTANQRTAFYGQYQCYGQGAKTDGRVKWARNLSPIEAAPFMTKAWIGGQQWLPKQPPS; encoded by the exons ATGTTGAATCATCGGGGGATGTTAAATCGCGTCAACTCGGCGGCCAGGGTCGCCATACTGCTGGCTCTGCTCTGCTTTTGCTCTGCCACCTCTTCCTACTCTTTCCCCGACGACACGGCCTGTGCCCGTGCCAGTGGCATGGCGATGCCGGGTCCGGGTAATCTCCTCACGGTCGACCAATCCGGCAAAGGCGATTACAGGAAGATCCACGAGGcgatcgccgccgcccccgcgaacAGCTCCGCCCGCACTGTCATCCTGATCAAGCCCGGAATCTACAG GGAGAAGATCGTCGTCCCCGTGGACAAGCCCAACATAACACTTTTCGGCACGAGCGCCAACACGACCGTGATCACCTGGAACGAGCGCTGGGTATCCAGCGACACTTCCCCTACCGTGTCCGTTCTGGCCtccgacttcgtcgccagccgcttAACGTTCCGG AACACGTTGGGGACCAGCGCTCCGGCCATTGCGGCGAGAGTCATGGGAGACAGGGCGGCGTTCTACGGGTGCAGCTTCTCGTCGTTCCAAGACACGCTCCTCGACGATAACGGGCGCCATTACTACTGCGGGTGCTACATCGAAGGTGGCACCGACTTCATCTGCGGGAACGGCCGGGCTCTCTTTGAA AAATGCCACCTGCACTCCACCTCGCCCAACGGCGGCGCGTTCACGGCGCAGAAGCGGGCGTCCGAGTTGAACCACACCGGATACAGCTTCGTCAGGTGCAAGCTGACCGGCGTCGGGGTCAGCACCTCCATCCTGGGGCGTCCATGGGAGCCCTACTCCCGCGTCGTGTTCGCTCTCACCTACATGTCCGCAGCGGTGAGCCCTCGAGGCTGGGATGACTGGAACCACACCGCCAACCAGAG GACGGCGTTCTACGGGCAGTACCAATGCTACGGCCAAGGGGCGAAAACTGATGGTAGGGTTAAGTGGGCTCGCAACCTCTCGCCAATCGAAGCAGCCCCCTTCATGACCAAGGCCTGGATCGGTGGGCAGCAGTGGCTTCCGAAGCAGCCCCCTTCATGA